A stretch of Lactuca sativa cultivar Salinas chromosome 6, Lsat_Salinas_v11, whole genome shotgun sequence DNA encodes these proteins:
- the LOC111903829 gene encoding tRNA ligase 1 gives MSVFVSHSAITSTRTLCSSSRSFSFVRFLSIHFVHRPRFIIASNISDFMPRNQKRGGRPDQRWIQKPSSSKTDETFDAAEVKSAASTEAITNGVNRLAIAENSARSSVPVPQFGSITVDDVAVAPPHGQSNGQSSHVSVGCSPVINANSLHGKKYVYQPKSYGTVSGDAAKETTRQEAAAQTAALSRLFKKDLLENFNVDNSTYSSAKIRATFYPKFENEKSDQEVRIRMIEMVSKGLATVEVSLKHSGSLFMYAGHEGGAYAKNSFGNVYTAVGVFVLGRIFRKAWGTEASKKQAEFNEFLEREHMSISMELVTAVLGDHGQRPREDYVVVTAVTELGNGKPKFYSTPEIIAFCRKWRLPTNHIWLFSTRHSVTSFFASYDALCEEGTATSVCKALDEVADISVPGSIDHIKVQGEILEGLVARIVSHESTKQMELVLQDYPSPIEEVDQDLGPGLREICAANRSDEKQQIKALLENVGKSFCPNYVDWFGFEAADIPPRNADKSVVSKFLQTNPSDHTTFKLKEMVRLMKEKRFPAAFKCYYNFHKINSMSSDNLHYKMVIHVHSDSTFRRYQKEMRFKPDLWPLYRGFFVEINLFKASKEKSAEISKNTPDIGKNYKDGNETSTKNSLADEDANLMIKLKFLTYKLRTFLIRNGLSILFKEGPAAYKTYYLRQMKIWNTSPGKQRQLSKMLDEWAVYIRRKYGNKQLSSSIYLSEAEPFLEQYAKRSEENQALIGCAGDLVRTEGFLAIVDGGRDAEEGDLESEKVLEASSPKPDAVHKKEGLIIFFPGIPGCAKSALCKEILSGSESLEDDRPIHSLMGDLIKGKYWQRVADERRKKPYSILLADKNAPNEEVWRQIENMCRTTKASAVPIIPDSEGSESNPFSLDALAVFIYRVVNRVNHPGNLDKSSPNAGFVLLMFYHLYDGKSRREFESELIERFGSLVKMPLLKSERAPLPDSVKTILEEGINLYRLHTNRHGRLESTKGTYIREWVTWEKQLREVLFQNAEYLTSIQVPFEFAVNHVKEELKKITKGEYETPTSEKRKFGTIVFAAIDVPVADVHNLLSNIGEKEPKVKAFLEKKDMEEKLKKAHITLAHKRSHGVTAVANYGQFVNQKVPVDVNAVFFSDKLAALEVNPGSIDGQKINCKNEWPHLTLWTAEGIQPKEANNLPQLFLEGKATRVEINPPFSIIGVLQFH, from the exons ATGTCGGTATTCGTATCCCACTCTGCAATAACTTCTACTCGCACTCTCTGTTCTTCTTCGAGGAGTTTCAGTTTCGTTCGCTTTCTCTCTATCCATTTCGTTCATCGTCCTCGCTTTATCATCGCTTCTAACATCTCGGATTTCATGCCGCGTAACCAG AAAAGAGGAGGTCGACCAGACCAAAGGTGGATTCAGAAGCCAAGCAGTAGCAAAACGGATGAAACGTTTGATGCTGCAGAAGTTAAGTCTGCAGCTTCTACTGAGGCTATCACAAATGGAGTTAATAGGCTTGCTATTGCTGAAAACAGTGCACGATCCTCTGTTCCTGTGCCACAGTTTGGGAGTATCACCGTGGATGATGTAGCAGTAGCACCTCCTCATGGTCAAAGCAATGGACAGTCGTCCCATGTTTCAGTTGGATGTTCTCCAGTAATAAATGCCAACTCTTTACATGGTAAAAAATATGTCTACCAACCAAAGTCTTATGGGACAGTTTCTGGTGATGCCGCAAAAGAAACTACCAGACAGGAAGCTGCAGCTCAAACTGCTGCTTTGAGCCGTTTGTTTAAAAAAGATTTGTTGGAGAATTTTAATGTAGATAACTCGACTTACTCCAGTGCCAAAATCAGAGCAACATTCTATCCCAAATTTGAAAATGAGAAGTCTGATCAAGAG GTTAGGATAAGGATGATTGAAATGGTCTCAAAAGGCCTAGCTACAGTGGAG GTTTCACTCAAACACTCTGGATCTCTTTTTATGTATGCTGGCCATGAGGGTGGAGCGTATGCAAAGAACAGCTTTGGGAATGT TTATACTGCAGTTGGAGTTTTTGTTCTTGGAAGAATATTTCGCAAGGCATGGGGGACAGAAGCCAGCAAAAAGCAAGCAGAATTCAATGAATTCCTTGAG CGAGAACACATGAGCATATCAATGGAGTTAGTGACTGCTGTTCTAGGAGACCATGGACAGAGACCTCGTGAAGATTATGTTGTTGTGACAGCTGTCACTGAATTGGGCAATGGGAAGCCAAAGTTCTACTCCACTCCAGAGATTATTGCATTTTGCAGAAAATGGCGTTTACCTACAAATCATATTTGGTTGTTTTCCACAAG GCACTCTGTAACATCATTTTTTGCTTCTTACGATGCTCTATGTGAGGAAGGCACAGCTACATCTGTATGTAAAGCTCTTGATGAGGTGGCAGATATCTCTGTGCCAG GATCAATAGACCACATAAAGGTGCAGGGTGAGATTTTGGAGGGTCTTGTTGCACGTATTGTAAGCCATGAAAGCACAAAACAAATGGAGCTTGTTTTACAAGATTACCCTTCACCCATAGAGGAAG TTGATCAAGATTTGGGACCAGGTCTACGGGAAATATGTGCTGCAAATAGATCTGATGAGAAACAA CAAATAAAGGCACTTCTTGAAAATGTTGGGAAATCATTTTGTCCAAATTATGTGGATTGGTTTGGATTTGAAGCTGCTGATATACCTCCAAGAAATGCTGATAAATCAGTTGTTTCCAAATTTCTACAAACAAATCCTTCTGATCATACTACCTTTAAATTAAAG gaaATGGTCAGATTGATGAAAGAAAAACGTTTTCCTGCTGCTTTCAAGTGTTACTATAATTtccacaaaattaattcaatGTCTAGTGATAATCTTCattataaaatggtgatccatgtGCATAGTGATTCAACCTTCAGGAGATACCAAAAAGAGATGAGATTCAAGCCAGATTTATGGCCACTATATCGAGGTTTTTTTGTTGAAATTAATCTGTTCAAGGCAAGTAAAGAGAAATCCGCAgagatttccaaaaatacccctgaCATTGGAAAAAATTACAAAGATGGCAATGAAACGTCTACAAAAAACAGTTTAGCAGATGAAGATGCAAATCTAATGATCAAGCTGAAATTTCTTACATATAAG CTGCGAACTTTCTTGATTCGCAACGGGCTGTCGATTCTTTTCAAAGAAGGTCCAGCTGCCTATAAAACCTACTACCTCAG GCAAATGAAGATATGGAATACATCACCAGGAAAGCAGAGACAACTCAGTAAGATGTTGGATGAATG GGCAGTGTACATAAGAAGGAAATACGGGAACAAACAGCTGTCATCATCAATCTACTTGAGTGAAGCTGAGCCTTTTCTTGAACAATATGCAAAAAGGAGTGAAGAAAATCAAGCTTTGATAGGGTGTGCTGGAGATTTAGTAAGAACTGAAGGTTTTTTGGCCATTGTTGATGGAGGTAGAGATGCAGAAGAAGGTGATTTGGAGAGTGAGAAGGTTCTAGAAGCTTCTAGTCCAAAACCAGATGCTGTACATAAAAAGGAAGGTCTTATAATATTCTTTCCTGGAATACCTGGTTGTGCTAAATCTGCACTCTGTAAGGAAATTTTAAGTGGCTCAGAAAGTCTTGAAGATGATCGACCTATTCATAGTCTCATGGGTGACCTTATAAAAG GGAAATATTGGCAAAGAGTTGCGGATGAGAGACGAAAGAAACCTTATTCTATTCTCCTTGCTGACAAAAATGCCCCTAATGAAGAAGTATGGAGGCAG ATTGAGAACATGTGTCGTACCACTAAAGCATCTGCTGTACCAATTATTCCAGATTCTGAAG GAAgtgaatcaaatccattttctctTGATGCATTAGCAGTTTTCATATATCGTGTAGTCAACCGAGTCAATCACCCT gGAAATCTTGATAAATCGTCTCCAAATGCTGGATTCGTGTTGCTAATGTTCTATCACCTATATGATGGAAAG AGTCGTAGAGAATTTGAAAGTGAACTTATAGAGCGTTTTGGATCCCTTGTAAAGATGCCTCTCTTGAAATCTGAAAG GGCCCCACTACCTGATTCAGTGAAGACAATATTGGAAGAGGGAATTAATCTATACAGGCTGCATACTAATAGGCACGGGAG ATTAGAGTCGACTAAAGGAACATACATAAGGGAGTGGGTTACATGGGAAAAGCAACTTCGTGAGGTTTTATTTCAAAATGCTGAGTATTTGACATCTATTCAG GTTCCATTTGAATTTGCTGTTAATCATGTGAAAGAAGAGCTGAAAAAAATCACAAAAGGAGAATACGAAACACCAACAAGCGAAAAAAGGAAATTTGGAACCATAGTTTTTGCTGCCATTGATGTTCCTGTTGCAGACGTTCATAACCTCCTTTCAAAT ATAGGTGAGAAGGAGCCAAAAGTGAAAGCATTTTTGGAGAAGAAGGACATGGAAGAGAAGCTAAAGAAGGCACACATAACCCTGGCCCACAAAAGAAGCCACGGTGTAACCGCGGTTGCAAACTATGGTCAGTTTGTGAACCAAAAGGTCCCTGTGGATGTGAATGCGGTTTTCTTTTCAGATAAATTAGCAGCATTGGAAGTCAACCCTGGGTCAATTGATGGTCAAAAGATTAACTGTAAAAACGAGTGGCCTCATTTGACTTTATGGACAGCTGAAGGCATTCAGCCCAAAGAAGCCAATAATTTGCCTCAGTTGTTTTTGGAGGGAAAAGCTACTCGTGTTGAGATCAACCCACCTTTTAGTATCATTGGGGTTTTGCAATTCCATTGA
- the LOC111903830 gene encoding uncharacterized protein LOC111903830: protein MDEVNGVVPPYAAGVGVGVGFGGNFRKVSREEDWRFHATEFAKGVAELSVEFGKGCRDVVRQSILRDDSFVVRHFRGPCKAACTKLKFLNEYLPEDRDPMHSWSVVSVVFAVVIAVLIVTSESDTTTQLIQKLHIYPPNATRILLPDGRHLAYHEQGVSFDSARFTLIAPHSFLSSRLAGIPGIKGSLLQEFGVRLITYDLPGFGESDPHPQRNLESSAMDMLYLSYAVHITDKFWVVGYSCGSIHTWAALKYIPDRIAGAFMVAPLVNPYEASMNKVETRRTWDKWTTKRKFMYFLARKFPVALPYFYKRSFLSGNLDRIDKWLSMSLGTRDKGIIEEVKYQEFWKRDLGESVRQGNVKPFVEEAVLQVSNWGFSISDLNVQKKHQGKGVFFWLKSLYKRPQQELTGFLGPIHIWQGMEDRVVPPSMSEYVHRILPGAMVHKLLYEGHFTYFYFCEECHRQMLTTVFGNPQGPLTVEVDLIPPVKDKDDVDEKNEEMEEEVEVSYSDVTFI from the exons ATGGATGAAGTCAACGGCGTGGTGCCTCCGTACGCCGCCGGTGTCGGTGTCGGTGTCGGATTCGGAGGCAATTTTAGGAAAGTATCGAGGGAGGAGGATTGGAGGTTTCACGCGACGGAGTTCGCGAAGGGAGTGGCGGAATTGAGTGTTGAATTTGGGAAAGGATGTAGGGATGTAGTGAGGCAGAGTATATTGAGAGATGATTCGTTCGTTGTGAGACATTTCAGAGGTCCGTGCAAGGCCGCTTGTACGAAATTGAAGTTTTTAAACGAGTATCTGCCTGAAGATCGCGATCCGATGCACTCGTGGAGTGTGGTTTCCGTCGTTTTCGCCGTCGTTATTGCAG TTCTAATTGTAACCTCTGAAAGCGATACAACCACCCAACTTATACAAAAATTACACATATACCCTCCAAATGCAACCCGTATACTATTACCAGATGGGCGACACTTGGCTTACCATGAACAAGGTGTTTCATTTGACTCCGCTCGATTTACCCTCATTGCACCTCATTCTTTCCTCTCATCAAGACTTGCAG GAATACCTGGAATCAAGGGTTCACTACTACAAGAATTTGGTGTTCGATTGATAACATATGATCTTCCTGGATTTGGGGAAAGTGATCCTCACCCACAAAGGAACCTTGAATCATCAGCAATGGACATGTTATATCTATCATATGCTGTTCATATAACAGACAAGTTTTGGGTAGTTGGATACTCATGTGGAAGCATACATACATGGGCTGCACTCAAGTACATTCCCGATAGAATTGCAG GTGCTTTCATGGTAGCACCATTGGTGAATCCATATGAAGCAAGCATGAATAAGGTTGAGACACGTAGGACATGGGACAAGTGGACAACAAAACGGAAATTTATGTACTTTTTAGCACGGAAGTTTCCGGTAGCTCTCCCGTATTTCTACAAACGCAGCTTTTTGTCAGGAAATCTTGATCGAATAGACAAGTGGCTCTCAATGTCACTTGGAACAAGG GACAAGGGTATTATAGAAGAAGTGAAATATCAAGAGTTTTGGAAGCGGGATTTAGGGGAGTCAGTCAGACAGGGTAATGTAAAGCCATTTGTAGAGGAAGCAGTGTTGCAAGTATCAAATTGGGGTTTTAGCATAAGTGATCTCAATGTTCAGAAAAAACACCAAGGGAAAGGCGTATTTTTTTGGCTTAAGTCTTTATACAAAAGACCACAACAAGAGTTGACCGGCTTCCTTGGCCCAATACATATCTGGCAG GGGATGGAAGATAGGGTGGTGCCACCATCAATGAGCGAGTATGTGCATAGGATTCTACCGGGAGCAATGGTGCATAAGCTTCTTTACGAGGGTCATTTCacctatttttatttttgtgaagAATGTCATAGACAGATGTTGACCACAGTATTTGGGAACCCTCAAGGTCCATTGACTGTTGAAGTTGATTTGATTCCTCCTGTGAAGGATAAGGATGATGTTGATGAAAAAAATGAAGAGATGGAAGAAGAGGTTGAAGTTAGTTATTCAGATGTTACTTTTATTTAG
- the LOC111903827 gene encoding adenylate kinase isoenzyme 6 homolog — translation MRSKPNILVTGTPGTGKTTTSAALAEATSLRHINIGDLVKDKKLHDGWDDQLECYIVNEDLVCDELEEIMEGGGNIVDHHGCDFFPERWFDRVVVLQTENSILYDRLTKRGYSGAKLTNNIECEIFQVLLEEAKDSYKEEIVVAMKSDSVDDMNSNVATITEWVRTWSSTN, via the exons ATGAGGAGTAAGCCAAACATACTAGTCACCGGTACACCGGGGACAGGGAAGACTACGACGTCGGCGGCGCTGGCCGAGGCAACTAGTCTACGCCATATCAACATCGGCGACCTTGTTAAGGATAAGAAGTTGCACGATGGTTGGGACGATCAACTCGAATGCTACATCGTCAATGAAGATCTC GTTTGTGATGAACTTGAGGAGATAATGGAAGGTGGAGGGAACATCGTTGACCACCATGGTTGTGACTTCTTTCCTGAACGGTGGTTTGACCGTGTGGTGGTGCTCCAAACGGAAAACTCAATTCTTTACGATCGTTTGACCAAAAG GGGTTATAGTGGTGCAAAACTTACAAACAACATTGAATGTGAAATCTTTCAAGTTTTGTTGGAGGAAGCTAAAGATAGTTACAAAGAGGAGATTGTTGTGGCAATGAAAAGTGATTCAGTTGATGACATGAACAGTAATGTAGCCACCATAACCGAGTGGGTTAGAACCTGGAGCTCCACGAATTGA
- the LOC111903826 gene encoding uncharacterized protein LOC111903826, producing MKKAGAEKKRARRSSAASRDPATDTPPRKQANKKDVFQLFAEKVRDHKDLVSRWAVLQETRVEYFRGKDFVTFLRNHPELKDILESDRHLEVEDIVNVLLSKNLLVRCDRVVKTVRPGKRKLSTWPAHLEIYPDQEFSDNDAFFAWTFVNKRPLWQTLLSLSWPVLTLAICLFPVYPHQAKLLILYSCAGVLLLILCLLLVRGLIFGASWILLGRRIWIFPNILAEEATLRELFRFWPKKDEEEKPKLTARFFFAIVAVLAILLLRHHAPDEAARARYQRRVSNIIDDVLEWDPRLALSGMMDSMQSEEVNGTETNGNGNFTDGERVDDVNQSTDEKDHLFDDDDKDNI from the exons ATGAAGAAAGCCGGAGCCGAGAAGAAGAGGGCCCGGCGATCCTCCGCTGCCAGCCGAGATCCAGCCACCGATACTCCTCCTAGG AAACAAGCGAACAAGAAAGATGTTTTCCAATTATTTGCTGAGAAAGTGAGAGATCATAAAGACTTGGTTTCTCGGTGGGCGGTGTTACAGGAAACCCGTGTTGAGTACTTTAGGGGAAAAGATTTTGTTACCTTTTTGAGAAATCATCCAGAGCTGAAAGACATCTTAGAATCAGATAGGCATCTAGAAGTAGAAGATATTGTCAATGTCCTTCTCAGCAAGAATCTTTTAGTCCGTTGTGATCGTGTCGTCAAAACAGTACGCCCTGGCAAGAGAAAACTCTCAACTTGGCCAGCTCATCTAGAGATATATCCC GATCAGGAGTTTTCGGATAATGATGCGTTTTTTGCATGGACGTTTGTAAACAAGCGACCTTTATGGCAAACACTTTTGTCATTAAGTTGGCCTGTTTTGACTCTTGCAATCTGCTTATTCCCTGTGTATCCCCACCAGGCAAAGCTGCTTATACTCTACTCTTGTGCTGGGGTACTCCTCCTTATACTTTGCCTTCTTTTGG TTCGGGGGTTGATATTTGGGGCATCATGGATTTTACTGGGGAGGAGGATCTGGATATTTCCAAACATCCTGGCTGAAGAAGCAACACTGCGTGAACTTTTCCGTTTTTGGCCtaaaaaagatgaagaagaaaagCCAAAACTTACAGCAAGATTCTTCTTTGCAATTGTTGCTGTGTTAGCCATTCTGCTTTTGAGGCATCATGCACCTGATGAGGCTGCTAGGGCTAg gtATCAGAGGCGGGTTTCTAATATTATTGATGATGTCCTTGAGTGGGACCCACGGCTGGCTTTGTCTGGGATGATGGATAGTATGCAGTCGGAGGAGGTTAATGGTACTGAAACCAATGGGAATGGGAATTTTACAGATGGTGAAAGGGTGGATGATGTTAATCAAAGTACAGATGAGAAAGATCATCtctttgatgatgatgataaagataaTATATAG